CTATTAATAATCTACAAATCTTTCTAGTCCTTTCTAGATCAGCTGTTAATGTGTCATCCTCTATTCCTATTTCCCTAACTTCTGGGAGGTTTTCAAGTATATACTCAAATTCTGCAACAACATTTTCAGGGCTCCTGAGCCTATAATTTCTACCCAAGAAGACCTGAGGCCAATTGCAGAAAAAACACTTAAATGGACATCCTCTTCCAGTCATTATCATGACCATCGGGTGGTTCGCAGAAGAATAGAAATAGTCATTTATATCGAGATATTTTTTGTAAACTGACGAAACAAAAGGTAAATCATCGAGGTTTTGTATAAAAGGTCTTTCCTGGTTATGAATTATTTTTTTGTCTTTTTTAAATGAGAGACCAAGAACTGAAGTCAAATCTCCGTTTTTTTCAAGAGTAAAAGCAAGATCTCTTATTGTATAGTCATATTCCTTTCTTGCAATCGCGTCAACATTAGAATTTTCAAGTGTCTCCTCGGGAAGAGCACTGACATGAGTCCCGACAAGTACGGTAAAAGCTTTGGTTTCCTCTTTAAGTTTTTCTGCAACTTTTATATCATTTTGTATACTTGGGGTTGAGGTATCACAAACAATAAGATCTGGTTTGAATTCTTTTGTTATTTTCAATACTTCTTCTATTGTAAGATTTTTTGCAGGAGCATCCAAAAGTTTTACCTCAAAACCTTCTTTATCAAGGACACCAGTAGCATAAGAAAGCCAGATTGGATAATAAACTGTACCACCTTTGGTAACAGCTGGGGATCTGGAATTGCGTGAGAAGTGTGGTAAAAAGGGTGGGTTTAGCATTAAGATTTTCATAGAATCATATATTTTTTCTTTTTAAAAAAATTAATAATATTACAATAATTTTATTTTAAGATAGATATTATGTCAGAAATACCAGAAATATCAGTTCTTGTACCAATTTATAACGAAGAAAAAAATATTGAAAAAGTTGTATATTCTGTTATTTCGTCTCTTAATAGAAAAAAAATTGAAATAATATTGATAGACGACGGTTCAACAGATAAAACTTTAGAAATAATAGAAGGAATAACTAATAAATATGATTATATAAAGTGTATTAAAAATGAAACAAATCTCGGTTATTCGGATGCCCTTAAAATTGGATTTAAAGAGGCGAAAGGTAGGTTCATAACTTTTATAGATGGAGATATGCAAAATGATCCTTCGGAAATTTTAAAACTTTCCAAATTTCTAGTAAATGGATATGATATGGCTATAGGATGGAGAAAATATAGAAAGGATCCTTTCCATAGGATAATAATTTCAAAGTTCTGGAATTCAATTTGTCACCTTTTGTTTTTTGTTAATTTGCCAGATATAAATGGTAAACCTAAAATTTTCAAGAGAGAGATTTTAGAAAATTTAGAAATAGAAACGAAACATTGGGTCATCGATTTAGAGTTGGTTCATAAATCCTTAAAAAAAGGTTATAAAATTATTCAAGTTCCAGTAAACCACAATGAAAGAGGGGATAAAAGAACCAAAGCAACAATTAAAAAGGGTTTAAAATCTTTAATTAGTTTGTTAAAGTACAGATTAAAATCTATTTAGATCAACAATTTACTTCCAATATTTCATTATTAGTTGAAATATAGAAAGTTTTGTATTTTTTAAGTTCAGGTTCAGAATTTATAAAATCACAAAAATCTATCAAAGATTCGAATTGATAAGTATTATTATAATATTTAGTTTCAAGATGAACTATTTCTTCATTATTAAAAAATTCTATTTTTTTGACTGAAAAACGATGGCCATAATTTGTTATATCCATAGAATTTTTATTTCCGGGATAAATTATGGAATTTAAGGGCACAAGTCTATCAATTTGTAAAAATATCAGATCTATAGTACTAGATTTATATATTTTATATAATCTTATAGAAAATTCCCAAATAGTTGGCAAAAGAGAAAATATAATAATTATAAAAATAATTATCTTAAATTTATAATTTAATTTTTTATTATATTTTTTATCAAAGGAAATAATTGAAAGTATGTAAATCGATATCTGAGCTGGTATTATAAACCTCATTCCAAAATCATTGTTATTCTCTGATATTATTATCTTTGCCGGCGTGTCTCTAGATGAGATGAAAAATACTGGTAAAAAAAGTATAAGGAAACTGAGCCAAAATTTACAGAAATCATTATTATAAATTTTATTTTTAATTCCAAGATAAAAAAATACTGTCACAATCAAACAAAATTCAATCAAAATTTGTAAAGGCAATGAAATTAAAAAATCAAAAATTTGGTTAATAAAACTCTCTTTTATATTGAAGAAAAAATTTATTCTGGATAATTTAAAATAAATTATTCCACTCTTATCCATTATTATAAAAATATTGGGAATTGACAGTATTAAAAATGTCGAATATAAAATTAAAAAATTAATCAAAACTTTTCTTTCTTTAAATATTTTTTTATTTACTACAAATTGAAGTAAAAAGTACCAACTCAAACCAAAAAAAATTCCTAAACCAACTATTGAACTATATCCTAATGAAGATGATAAGATAATGGAAATCAAAAGATATTTTATTTTACTTTCCTTTAATTCAAAAATAATCATAGAGATTGGAATTAATAGAAATGAGGAAAAAAGATGTTGTGGGGT
The Candidatus Aenigmatarchaeota archaeon genome window above contains:
- a CDS encoding cobalamin-dependent protein (Presence of a B(12) (cobalamin)-binding domain implies dependence on cobalamin itself, in one of its several forms, or in some unusual lineages, dependence on a cobalamin-like analog.), translated to MKILMLNPPFLPHFSRNSRSPAVTKGGTVYYPIWLSYATGVLDKEGFEVKLLDAPAKNLTIEEVLKITKEFKPDLIVCDTSTPSIQNDIKVAEKLKEETKAFTVLVGTHVSALPEETLENSNVDAIARKEYDYTIRDLAFTLEKNGDLTSVLGLSFKKDKKIIHNQERPFIQNLDDLPFVSSVYKKYLDINDYFYSSANHPMVMIMTGRGCPFKCFFCNWPQVFLGRNYRLRSPENVVAEFEYILENLPEVREIGIEDDTLTADLERTRKICRLLIEKGINKKIKWWANVRVNLDLRTMKLMKKAGCRLIIPGYESGVQEILNNSHKGITLQQSLEFSRNAKKAGLMVHGCFILGLPGETRETIKKTIEFAKKLDPDDAQFFPLIPYPETEAYEWAKKNNYLVTEDFRKWSTIEGWHNCVISTPELSAKEILEWTHRAKIIFYFRPKFFIKAFKKMLSNKDEAKRTIKAGKVFMKFVLKIILKR
- a CDS encoding glycosyltransferase family 2 protein, yielding MSEIPEISVLVPIYNEEKNIEKVVYSVISSLNRKKIEIILIDDGSTDKTLEIIEGITNKYDYIKCIKNETNLGYSDALKIGFKEAKGRFITFIDGDMQNDPSEILKLSKFLVNGYDMAIGWRKYRKDPFHRIIISKFWNSICHLLFFVNLPDINGKPKIFKREILENLEIETKHWVIDLELVHKSLKKGYKIIQVPVNHNERGDKRTKATIKKGLKSLISLLKYRLKSI